Sequence from the Thermococcus nautili genome:
AAGGCGTAGGCATCCCAGGAGAGGTAGACCGCGAGGAAGAGGAGGATGAGCCCCAACCGTTTTCCCGTCATCGACGTTAGTCCTCCGCAACCCTTAAAAACCAACCCTCGAAACTCGACCGACTAGGCGGGTTCGCCCGCGGGATGTTCCGCTCTGCGGAGAACCACAAACGTGGGAGGGAATTGAAATGGGAATGTACAAGTACATAAGGGAAGCCTGGAAGAGCCCCAAGAAGAGCTACGTGGGAGAGCTCCTCAAGAAGAGGATGGTTAAGTGGAGGAGAGAGCCGGTCGTCGTCCGCGTCGAGAGGCCCACGAGGCTTGACCGCGCTCGCTCGCTCGGCTACCAGGCCAAGCAGGGCTACGTCGTCGTTCGCGTTAGGGTCAGGCGTGGCGGCAGGAAGAGGCCCAGGTGGAAGGGCGGAAGGAAGCCGAGCAAGATGGGTATGGTCAAGTACTCGCCGAAGAAGAGCCTCCAGTGGATAGCCGAGGAGAAGGCCGCGAGAAAGTTCCCGAACCTTGAGGTCCTCAACTCCTACTGGGTCGGCGAGGACGGAATGTACAAGTGGTTCGAGGTCATAATGGTTGACCCGCACCACCCGGTCATAAAGAGCGACCCGAAGATAGCCTGGATTGCCCTCAAGCCCCACAAGGGTAGGGTCTTCCGCGGTCTCACCAGCGCTGGCAAGAAGGGTCGCGGCCTGAGGAACAAGGGTAAGGGCGCCGAGAAGGTCAGGCCCAGCGTGAGGGCCAACAAGGGCAAGACCAAGTGATTTCTCCTCTATTCTTCTTCCGGCTTTTCGAGCTTTATCCTCTTAATTCCGAGCTTGTCGAAGGCCTTATCCGAGCTGATTATCACCCCTCCGCACTTCGCCGCGTGAACTGCATCGAAGGGATTAAGATTGTGCTCCTTCATGTAGTATGCCGCCCGGAGGTAGTCCTCGTTTTCCCCCTCGATTATCGCCATCACGGCCGCTAAGAGTCTAACAGGGTCGAGGCCGAACTTCTTTGAGAGTATCAAAAGCTCGAGGAATGTTGCCTCCGAGGTCGTTATCTCCCCTTTATATTTTTTTGTAAAGCTTTCTGGCGTTCTCCTTCAGCCAGTCGTTGGGTTTGAGAAGTGCGAGGAAAAAATCCGTGTCCGCGTAGACCATCTCACCCACCCGCGAGCTTCTCTGCCTCTTTCAGGATTTCCCTCCTCAGCTCTTCGAGGGAAACGTCCGGGAGCTTCTTCCCGAGTTCCTCAAGCTCTCCCAGCGGGTCTTTCGGCTTGGGCACTATGAGAATACCCTCCGCTACTCTAACGAGGTAAACCTCGCCCGAG
This genomic interval carries:
- a CDS encoding 50S ribosomal protein L15e translates to MGMYKYIREAWKSPKKSYVGELLKKRMVKWRREPVVVRVERPTRLDRARSLGYQAKQGYVVVRVRVRRGGRKRPRWKGGRKPSKMGMVKYSPKKSLQWIAEEKAARKFPNLEVLNSYWVGEDGMYKWFEVIMVDPHHPVIKSDPKIAWIALKPHKGRVFRGLTSAGKKGRGLRNKGKGAEKVRPSVRANKGKTK
- a CDS encoding AbrB/MazE/SpoVT family DNA-binding domain-containing protein, which encodes MLARVDSRGRLYIPKELRKNLSGEVYLVRVAEGILIVPKPKDPLGELEELGKKLPDVSLEELRREILKEAEKLAGG
- a CDS encoding type II toxin-antitoxin system VapC family toxin; the protein is MILSKKFGLDPVRLLAAVMAIIEGENEDYLRAAYYMKEHNLNPFDAVHAAKCGGVIISSDKAFDKLGIKRIKLEKPEEE